In Streptococcus dysgalactiae subsp. dysgalactiae, the following are encoded in one genomic region:
- a CDS encoding PTS transporter subunit IIBC: MKTSFKQLFSFEFWQKFGKCLMVVIAVMPAAGLMISIGNSIPMLNHDSAFLASLGNIIAQIGWAIIVNLHLLFALAIGGSWAKERAGGAFASGLAFVLINRITGAFYGVSSAMLADPEAKITSLLGTQMIVKDYFTSVLESPALNTGVFVGIIAGFVGATAYNKYYNYRKLPEVLTFFNGKRFVPFVVILRSILVALALVVVWPLIQSGINGFGMWIASSQDSAPILAPFLYGTLERLLLPFGLHHMLTIPMNYTALGGTYEVMTGAAAGTKVFGQDPLWLAWVTDLVHLKGTDASAYHQLMDGVTPARFKVGQMIGATGTLMGVALAMFRNVDADKKHKYKMMFISAAAAVFLTGVTEPLEYMFMFAAMPLYLVYALVQGASFAMADLVNLRVHSFGNIELLTRTPMALKAGLGMDLINFVWVSVLFAIIMYFIADMMIKKMNLATAGRLGNYEADMLDDKAKTVSAPMADSNSPIVQIVNLLGGRDNIDDVDACMTRLRVTVKDPAKVGSEDDWKKVGAMGLITKGSGVQAVYGPKADILKSDIQDLLDSGAIIPEVNMAKVADKQMPAKDFSHVTEEVLSVADGTVLPITGVKDQVFAAKMMGDGFAVEPTNGNIYAPVSGLVTSVFPTKHAFGLLTDSGLEVLVHVGLDTVALNGVPFSVKVTEGQRVAAGNLLVIADLAAIQSAERETTIIVAFTNTAEIQDVTLTALGAQPAKTPVATVEL; encoded by the coding sequence ATGAAAACATCATTCAAACAACTGTTTAGTTTCGAGTTTTGGCAAAAATTCGGTAAATGTCTTATGGTCGTTATTGCTGTCATGCCAGCGGCTGGTTTAATGATCAGTATCGGAAACTCCATTCCAATGCTTAACCATGACTCAGCATTTTTGGCATCTCTAGGAAACATTATCGCTCAGATTGGTTGGGCTATCATTGTTAACCTTCACTTGCTATTTGCCTTGGCCATTGGTGGTAGTTGGGCTAAAGAACGTGCAGGAGGGGCCTTTGCCTCAGGTCTTGCCTTTGTTTTAATCAATCGAATTACAGGTGCTTTTTATGGAGTGTCTAGTGCTATGCTAGCTGATCCAGAAGCAAAAATCACAAGCCTCCTTGGCACTCAAATGATTGTTAAAGATTATTTCACCAGTGTCTTGGAATCTCCAGCCCTAAACACAGGGGTTTTCGTTGGGATTATCGCAGGGTTCGTGGGAGCAACAGCTTATAACAAATACTATAATTACCGTAAACTTCCTGAAGTTTTGACTTTCTTTAATGGGAAACGTTTTGTACCTTTTGTGGTCATCTTGCGTTCAATCCTTGTAGCGCTTGCTTTGGTTGTTGTTTGGCCCCTTATCCAGTCTGGAATCAATGGTTTTGGGATGTGGATTGCCTCCTCGCAAGATTCAGCTCCAATCCTAGCGCCGTTTTTATATGGGACCTTGGAACGTCTCTTGTTACCATTTGGTCTGCATCACATGTTAACCATTCCAATGAACTATACAGCTCTTGGGGGAACTTATGAAGTCATGACAGGTGCAGCAGCAGGAACAAAAGTATTTGGACAAGACCCTCTATGGTTAGCTTGGGTAACAGACCTTGTTCACCTTAAAGGAACAGATGCTTCAGCTTATCACCAGTTAATGGACGGAGTCACTCCAGCTCGTTTCAAAGTAGGACAAATGATTGGTGCTACCGGAACATTGATGGGCGTTGCCTTAGCGATGTTCCGTAATGTGGATGCCGATAAAAAACATAAATACAAAATGATGTTCATCTCAGCAGCGGCAGCGGTATTCTTGACAGGGGTAACTGAACCACTTGAATACATGTTTATGTTTGCAGCAATGCCACTTTACCTTGTTTATGCCCTTGTTCAGGGAGCTTCATTTGCTATGGCTGACCTTGTGAATCTCCGTGTCCACTCATTTGGGAACATTGAATTATTGACCCGTACACCGATGGCTCTTAAAGCTGGCCTAGGTATGGATTTGATTAACTTTGTTTGGGTCTCTGTTCTTTTTGCAATCATTATGTACTTTATTGCGGATATGATGATTAAGAAAATGAATCTTGCAACAGCTGGTCGATTAGGTAACTATGAAGCAGACATGCTTGATGATAAAGCCAAAACTGTTTCTGCACCGATGGCAGATAGTAACTCACCAATTGTACAAATTGTTAACCTTCTTGGAGGACGTGACAATATTGATGATGTCGATGCTTGCATGACCCGCCTCCGAGTAACTGTTAAAGATCCAGCTAAAGTTGGTTCTGAGGACGATTGGAAAAAAGTAGGTGCTATGGGTCTCATTACCAAAGGTAGTGGTGTCCAAGCAGTCTATGGACCAAAGGCAGATATTCTTAAATCAGATATTCAAGATTTGCTTGATTCAGGGGCTATTATTCCAGAAGTCAATATGGCAAAAGTAGCCGACAAACAAATGCCAGCCAAAGATTTTAGTCACGTGACAGAGGAAGTACTATCAGTGGCAGACGGAACCGTTTTACCAATCACAGGTGTGAAAGACCAGGTGTTTGCTGCTAAGATGATGGGTGATGGATTTGCGGTGGAGCCAACAAATGGCAATATCTATGCGCCAGTATCTGGCCTTGTGACCAGTGTCTTCCCAACCAAACATGCCTTTGGATTACTGACAGACAGTGGTCTTGAAGTATTGGTGCACGTGGGCCTTGATACCGTAGCCCTAAATGGTGTTCCTTTCTCAGTAAAAGTCACCGAAGGGCAACGTGTTGCAGCAGGAAATCTTTTAGTGATAGCAGATCTTGCTGCCATCCAATCAGCAGAGCGTGAAACAACCATTATTGTTGCTTTTACCAACACAGCAGAGATCCAAGATGTGACCTTGACAGCTTTAGGAGCTCAGCCTGCTAAAACTCCAGTAGCAACCGTAGAACTTTAA
- a CDS encoding amidase family protein → MRYSRRYPSQTRQMLLALLLMAASLQAGTMATYADEANTNHQPPTAQVEASKPTVVESVTSPVDQTPPVSTQETSSPLHHLTTEATPATQESPITLEDYKAASASQLAEWARQQRVTGQQLLDFALETIKETNPELNNVISLREPSARQESEQMTDEGQPFYKVPILVKGLGHTVAGSSNTNGLAFLKDKTSSSTSAFVKQLQKAGFIVVGQSSFPEMGWINVTNSNLYGNTHNPWQLDQNPGGSSGGSAAAVASGQVSLASASDGGGSTRIPASWSGLIGLHPTRGILEGNPTSERSNVSHFALTKSMEDSEKLFQFLLKDKAKAQQNPQRLDTSIPIAYSTHTPAGTPISEEAIAAVKEAVTFLQEQGYQTVKVPYPVNGKLMMQYYYTIAASAAPSINFMAQQTLKRPLQKDDVELLSWALYQTGKDLTKEDVNKAWEGIAAMTEQLNQFYQKYPIFLTPTTAYPAPTADYHHIPKDLVAQLSDMSGLSKEEKLDLIYRQWLPAWTLTPFTQLANLTGTPSLSLPTHVTATGLPLGILVNSGAHNDSLLLQLGQLFEKANRFHILTAGKKGLPAGPVKQGSQVSKEENKQHIVSVDDHTKSFANPSKVQTSHKTLPQTGDNKQDRILMTSYVSLFLSSLLLADNSRGNKGKTRLLSVDFSTHTTLNL, encoded by the coding sequence ATGAGATATTCTAGACGCTACCCTTCTCAGACAAGACAGATGCTTCTTGCCTTATTATTAATGGCTGCCAGCCTACAAGCTGGAACTATGGCTACTTATGCGGATGAGGCTAATACCAATCATCAACCACCAACGGCCCAAGTGGAAGCTAGTAAGCCAACAGTCGTGGAATCTGTCACTTCACCTGTAGACCAGACCCCTCCAGTCTCAACGCAAGAGACTTCGTCTCCTTTACACCATTTAACAACAGAAGCCACTCCTGCCACCCAAGAATCTCCGATTACCTTAGAAGACTATAAGGCAGCCAGTGCGAGCCAATTAGCTGAGTGGGCTCGCCAGCAACGGGTCACAGGCCAACAGCTGCTAGATTTTGCCTTGGAAACCATCAAAGAAACTAACCCTGAGCTCAATAATGTCATTTCTCTGCGTGAACCATCGGCTCGACAAGAGAGCGAGCAAATGACAGATGAAGGGCAACCCTTTTACAAGGTTCCTATTTTAGTTAAAGGATTAGGCCATACCGTTGCTGGAAGCAGCAACACCAACGGACTTGCCTTTTTGAAAGACAAAACCAGCTCATCTACCAGCGCCTTTGTCAAACAACTCCAAAAGGCTGGTTTTATCGTGGTAGGGCAGTCTTCTTTCCCTGAAATGGGATGGATTAATGTGACGAATTCCAATCTTTACGGAAACACACATAACCCATGGCAGCTTGATCAAAATCCTGGCGGGTCTTCTGGTGGATCTGCAGCTGCTGTGGCTTCAGGGCAAGTCAGTCTAGCCAGTGCTTCTGATGGTGGGGGCTCAACCCGCATTCCAGCTTCTTGGAGTGGCTTGATTGGCCTACACCCAACACGTGGTATTTTAGAAGGAAATCCGACTTCTGAACGTAGCAATGTTAGCCATTTTGCTCTAACTAAGAGCATGGAAGACTCTGAAAAGCTCTTCCAATTCCTCTTAAAAGACAAGGCTAAAGCGCAACAAAACCCACAGCGTTTAGACACAAGTATCCCCATTGCTTATAGCACACATACACCTGCTGGAACCCCAATTAGCGAGGAAGCGATTGCTGCGGTCAAGGAAGCTGTGACTTTCTTACAGGAACAAGGTTATCAAACCGTAAAAGTTCCTTATCCTGTGAATGGTAAGCTCATGATGCAATACTATTACACCATTGCAGCTTCTGCAGCGCCATCTATCAATTTTATGGCACAACAAACCTTGAAACGCCCCCTTCAAAAAGATGATGTCGAACTCCTATCATGGGCCCTCTATCAAACTGGTAAGGACTTGACCAAAGAGGATGTCAACAAAGCCTGGGAGGGTATCGCAGCCATGACCGAGCAATTAAACCAGTTTTACCAAAAATACCCCATCTTCTTAACACCGACAACAGCCTATCCTGCCCCTACTGCTGATTACCACCACATTCCTAAAGACCTAGTGGCACAGCTCAGTGACATGTCAGGCTTGAGCAAAGAAGAAAAATTGGACCTTATCTATCGCCAGTGGCTACCAGCTTGGACGCTGACACCATTTACCCAGCTTGCTAACCTGACGGGAACACCATCCTTGTCCTTACCAACCCATGTGACCGCAACCGGTCTACCTCTTGGCATTTTGGTGAATAGCGGAGCTCATAACGACAGTCTCCTGTTACAACTGGGACAGCTTTTTGAAAAAGCCAATCGTTTCCATATCCTGACGGCGGGCAAAAAAGGATTGCCGGCGGGCCCAGTTAAGCAAGGCTCTCAAGTCAGCAAAGAAGAAAACAAGCAACATATCGTTTCTGTTGATGATCACACCAAAAGTTTTGCCAATCCCTCAAAAGTTCAAACCAGTCACAAGACCTTGCCTCAGACTGGTGACAACAAACAAGATAGGATATTAATGACTAGTTATGTTAGTTTATTCCTTAGTAGCCTACTCTTGGCAGATAATTCCAGGGGAAACAAGGGAAAAACTAGGCTATTATCGGTTGATTTTTCAACCCACACCACCCTAAACCTCTAG
- a CDS encoding P-loop NTPase family protein, producing MTKLILIRGNDASRITSLTKRLQAKLNSSALVISQDLLRREIVLLNN from the coding sequence ATGACCAAACTCATTCTTATCCGTGGAAATGATGCTTCTAGAATAACAAGCTTGACCAAGCGGTTACAAGCCAAACTTAATTCTTCAGCGCTAGTCATCTCTCAAGACCTGTTGAGAAGGGAGATAGTACTTCTCAACAACTAG
- the pabB gene encoding aminodeoxychorismate synthase component I, whose amino-acid sequence MHRKTIIDFKELGYRFLFETPLLELIAKSLDQVGPIIHQVQHYQELGYYVVGYLSYEAAAFFDNALQTHNDRLGNEYLAYFTVHKTCQKEDIPLDYDSITIPNQWVSATQKEAYQKAIESIHHEMRQGNTYQVNYTIQLTQELNAVESLAIYNKLVVEQAAGYNAYIAHDELAVISASPELFFKQEGNQLITRPMKGTTKRGVTSWLDQQEHDWLQADGKNRSENMMIVDLLRNDMGKICQTGSVRVNKLCEVEQYSTVWQMTSTIVGDLKSDCDLIDIFTALFPCGSITGAPKVSTMAIIKSLEPNPRGIYCGTVGICLPDGRRLFNVPIRTIQLNHSQATYGVGGGITWQSKWEDEYEEVQQKTAFLYRHKQIFDLKTTAKVEQKKITFLEQHLNRLKEAATYFAYPYDEKACQKQLSTYLEDKSDAAYRLTISLSKDGKMRLSDQPLEPLSTDFLAAQLCLQKKDVTESPFTYFKTSYRPHIEQKSYEQVFYNQAGQLLETSIGNLFVQLGRTLYTPPVAAGILPGLFRQELLSSGQVQEKELTLADLKEASAIFGGNAVRGLYPLNLELTHLKALLASVQA is encoded by the coding sequence ATGCATAGAAAAACCATTATTGATTTCAAGGAGCTTGGATACCGCTTCTTGTTTGAAACCCCCTTACTAGAGTTGATAGCCAAGTCTTTAGATCAGGTTGGCCCAATCATTCACCAGGTTCAGCACTACCAAGAACTGGGGTACTACGTGGTGGGTTACCTCAGTTACGAAGCAGCTGCTTTTTTTGACAACGCCTTACAAACCCATAATGACCGATTAGGCAACGAGTACCTTGCCTATTTTACGGTGCACAAAACCTGTCAAAAAGAAGACATCCCTCTCGATTATGACAGCATTACTATCCCTAACCAATGGGTCAGCGCCACTCAAAAAGAAGCCTATCAAAAAGCCATTGAATCCATTCACCATGAGATGAGGCAGGGCAATACTTATCAGGTTAATTACACTATTCAATTAACTCAGGAACTCAATGCAGTTGAAAGTTTAGCCATTTACAATAAACTTGTCGTTGAACAAGCTGCTGGCTACAATGCCTATATCGCCCATGATGAGCTTGCCGTTATTTCAGCTAGTCCTGAGTTGTTCTTTAAACAGGAAGGGAACCAACTCATCACCAGACCGATGAAGGGAACCACTAAGCGCGGGGTTACTAGCTGGCTGGATCAACAAGAACATGATTGGCTCCAAGCTGACGGAAAAAATCGCTCTGAAAACATGATGATTGTTGATTTGCTCCGCAATGACATGGGTAAAATTTGCCAAACAGGCAGTGTTCGTGTTAATAAACTCTGCGAGGTGGAACAATACTCTACCGTCTGGCAAATGACCTCAACCATTGTTGGTGACCTCAAATCGGACTGTGACCTGATAGACATTTTCACAGCCCTCTTTCCTTGTGGCTCTATCACAGGGGCGCCAAAAGTCTCCACCATGGCGATTATCAAATCCCTGGAGCCAAACCCAAGGGGCATTTATTGTGGAACTGTTGGCATTTGTTTACCTGACGGTCGTCGTCTCTTCAATGTTCCCATTAGAACCATCCAGCTCAATCACAGCCAAGCTACCTATGGTGTCGGAGGCGGCATCACTTGGCAAAGCAAGTGGGAAGACGAATACGAGGAAGTACAGCAAAAAACAGCCTTTCTCTATCGGCACAAACAAATCTTTGATCTCAAAACAACCGCCAAGGTAGAACAGAAAAAAATAACCTTTCTTGAGCAACACCTCAATCGGCTTAAAGAAGCAGCTACTTATTTTGCCTATCCTTACGATGAGAAAGCTTGTCAGAAACAACTATCAACCTATTTGGAAGACAAGAGCGATGCTGCCTACCGCTTGACGATTAGTTTATCCAAAGATGGAAAGATGAGACTCTCTGATCAACCTTTGGAACCTTTGTCAACCGATTTTCTAGCAGCTCAACTCTGCTTACAGAAGAAGGACGTGACGGAGTCGCCTTTTACCTACTTTAAGACCAGCTATCGCCCTCATATTGAGCAAAAATCTTATGAACAGGTGTTCTATAACCAAGCGGGGCAATTATTGGAAACTTCCATTGGCAATCTCTTTGTTCAGCTGGGTCGGACCCTCTACACACCACCGGTGGCTGCGGGTATTTTACCAGGCCTGTTCCGCCAAGAATTGCTATCTAGCGGTCAGGTTCAGGAAAAAGAATTAACACTAGCTGATTTAAAAGAGGCGAGCGCTATTTTTGGAGGAAATGCTGTCCGTGGCCTCTACCCTCTCAATCTTGAACTTACTCATCTTAAAGCCCTCTTAGCCAGCGTTCAAGCCTAA
- a CDS encoding endonuclease/exonuclease/phosphatase family protein: MTKLLTLNTHSWMEANALKKLVDLAEHILAEKYDIICLQEINQLIESELAMELPSYQPIVGTPAIHKDHFALLLIHYLKKRGQHYYWSWAYNHIGYDIYHEGVAILSKQPIHVSDILVSAMDDETDYHTRRSLVAKTKLDGKEVTIVNVHLSWFDKGFLGEWERLEKELLSLNCPLILMGDFNNPTDQDGYQVIMGSPLDLQDSHKIADRIFGDHSIVADIDGWEDNKEAFKVDHVFTSKDFEIKASHITFEGGDAPVVSDHYGLEVTLDWVKDETL, encoded by the coding sequence ATGACCAAGTTACTAACGCTGAATACCCATTCGTGGATGGAAGCCAATGCCCTTAAAAAATTAGTTGATTTGGCAGAGCATATCCTAGCTGAAAAATACGATATTATTTGCTTGCAAGAAATCAACCAACTGATTGAAAGTGAATTGGCCATGGAACTACCGAGTTATCAACCTATTGTCGGGACACCAGCCATTCATAAAGATCATTTTGCTCTTCTCTTGATTCATTACCTCAAAAAGCGGGGGCAGCACTATTATTGGTCTTGGGCTTATAACCATATTGGCTATGACATTTACCATGAAGGTGTGGCAATCTTATCAAAACAACCTATTCATGTTTCAGATATTCTCGTATCAGCCATGGATGATGAAACAGACTACCACACTAGACGCTCGCTCGTCGCCAAAACCAAGTTAGATGGTAAGGAAGTTACTATTGTAAATGTGCACTTGTCTTGGTTTGACAAGGGGTTCTTGGGCGAGTGGGAGAGGTTAGAGAAAGAACTGCTATCTCTAAACTGCCCTCTGATTTTAATGGGAGATTTTAATAATCCAACGGATCAAGACGGATATCAAGTGATTATGGGTAGCCCCTTAGACCTACAAGATAGCCATAAGATTGCTGACCGTATTTTTGGTGATCACAGTATTGTGGCTGATATTGATGGCTGGGAAGATAATAAAGAAGCCTTCAAGGTGGACCATGTGTTTACCAGCAAGGATTTTGAGATTAAGGCATCTCACATTACCTTTGAAGGTGGAGATGCACCGGTCGTCAGTGACCACTATGGTCTGGAAGTGACGTTAGACTGGGTCAAGGATGAGACCTTATAA
- a CDS encoding NUDIX hydrolase: protein MTSLTQACVFSGVKIALMQDQHLVTILRDNKSTIPFPDTWDLPGGGREGLETPFECVQREVMEELGIAISQDMVVWEKAYQGVMNPEIYSIFMVAMISKDLVKAIHFGEEGQAYKLVPVKDFLADKKAVPQLQERLAAYLAEKSDQ from the coding sequence ATGACATCATTAACACAGGCATGTGTTTTTTCTGGAGTGAAAATTGCTTTAATGCAAGACCAACACCTTGTGACCATTTTAAGAGATAATAAGTCTACCATTCCTTTTCCTGACACCTGGGATTTGCCTGGTGGGGGCCGAGAAGGTTTAGAAACACCCTTTGAATGTGTGCAACGTGAAGTGATGGAAGAACTAGGAATTGCGATTTCGCAAGATATGGTCGTCTGGGAAAAAGCTTATCAAGGGGTTATGAATCCGGAGATTTACTCTATTTTCATGGTGGCCATGATTAGTAAAGATCTTGTTAAAGCCATTCATTTTGGAGAAGAAGGTCAGGCTTACAAGTTGGTACCGGTGAAGGATTTTTTAGCGGATAAGAAGGCTGTGCCTCAATTACAAGAACGCTTGGCAGCTTATCTAGCTGAGAAAAGTGACCAGTGA
- a CDS encoding ASCH domain-containing protein, with amino-acid sequence MTHEMMLSPKPFEMIASGTKTIELRLNDEKRQKVQVDDTIVFVRTDDSSQMLWTKVIELHYFDDFAQLYQSLPLDNCGYRKEKLEMARPEDMERYYSQEQQAQYGVVGIELSVL; translated from the coding sequence ATGACACATGAGATGATGCTAAGCCCTAAACCTTTTGAGATGATTGCCTCAGGTACAAAGACGATTGAATTGCGTCTGAATGACGAGAAGCGGCAAAAGGTTCAAGTTGATGATACCATCGTATTTGTGAGAACAGATGATAGTAGTCAGATGTTGTGGACAAAGGTGATTGAGCTTCATTATTTTGACGACTTCGCTCAGCTTTACCAGTCGTTACCCTTAGATAACTGTGGCTATCGGAAAGAAAAACTGGAGATGGCTCGTCCAGAAGACATGGAACGCTATTATAGTCAGGAACAGCAAGCCCAGTATGGGGTAGTCGGCATTGAGTTATCAGTGCTGTAG
- a CDS encoding 16S rRNA (uracil(1498)-N(3))-methyltransferase: MQQYFIKGKAEKEVMITDKDTIKHMFQVMRLTDEAEVVLVFDDGIKYLAKVTNSVTHELTILEALPDQVELPVEVTIASGFPKGDKLDTIAQKVTELGASALWGYPADWSVVKWDGKKLAKKEDKLAKIVLGAAEQSKRNRVPEVRLFEQKAAFLKNLPSFDHIFVAYEETAKAGQLATLARELKEVKPGAKILFIFGPEGGISPAEITQFKAAGAIKVGLGPRIMRAETAPLYALSAISYALELQATSDDN, encoded by the coding sequence ATGCAACAGTATTTTATTAAAGGCAAAGCAGAAAAAGAGGTAATGATTACCGATAAAGATACCATCAAGCACATGTTTCAAGTGATGCGCTTGACTGACGAGGCAGAAGTTGTTTTGGTCTTTGATGACGGGATTAAGTATTTAGCCAAGGTGACTAATAGTGTCACTCACGAGTTAACCATTTTAGAGGCCTTGCCAGATCAGGTTGAGCTACCTGTTGAGGTGACCATCGCTTCGGGTTTTCCTAAAGGCGATAAGTTAGACACGATTGCCCAAAAAGTGACTGAATTGGGAGCCAGTGCGCTATGGGGTTATCCAGCAGACTGGTCAGTGGTCAAATGGGATGGCAAAAAATTAGCTAAAAAAGAAGATAAGCTGGCTAAAATTGTTTTAGGAGCTGCTGAGCAGAGCAAACGAAATAGAGTGCCAGAAGTGCGTCTTTTTGAACAGAAGGCAGCATTTCTAAAAAATCTTCCTAGCTTTGATCATATCTTCGTTGCTTATGAGGAAACAGCTAAGGCAGGTCAGCTAGCGACCTTGGCGCGTGAATTAAAAGAAGTTAAACCAGGGGCAAAAATTCTTTTTATCTTTGGACCCGAAGGTGGCATTTCCCCAGCTGAAATCACTCAGTTTAAGGCAGCAGGTGCCATTAAGGTAGGTTTGGGTCCTCGCATTATGCGAGCAGAGACCGCTCCGCTCTACGCCTTAAGTGCTATTAGTTATGCCTTGGAATTGCAGGCAACATCTGATGACAACTAA
- the prmA gene encoding 50S ribosomal protein L11 methyltransferase, which translates to METWQEVTVQVHRDAQEAVSNLLIETGSQGVAIADSADYIGQEDRFGELYPDVEQSDMIAITAYYPSSTNLADVTVTINEQLAELASFGLQVGQVTVDSQELAEEDWADNWKKYYESARITHDLTIVPSWTDYEASAGEKVIKLDPGMAFGTGTHPTTKMSLFALEQVLRGGETVIDVGTGSGVLSIASSLLGAKTIYAYDLDDVAVRVAQENIDLNQGTDNIHVAAGYLLKGVGQEADVIVANILADILVLLTDDAYRLVKDQGYLILSGIISEKLDMVLEAAFSAGFFLETHMVQGEWNALVFKKTDDISGVIGG; encoded by the coding sequence ATGGAAACATGGCAAGAAGTGACGGTTCAGGTGCATCGTGATGCGCAAGAGGCTGTTTCAAATTTGTTAATTGAGACAGGCAGTCAAGGGGTTGCTATCGCGGATAGCGCAGACTATATTGGGCAGGAGGACCGCTTTGGGGAATTATACCCAGATGTGGAGCAGTCTGACATGATAGCTATCACAGCCTATTACCCAAGTAGCACTAATTTAGCGGATGTGACCGTGACCATTAATGAACAGTTAGCGGAGCTGGCTAGTTTTGGATTACAGGTTGGTCAGGTTACTGTGGACAGTCAGGAACTGGCTGAGGAAGACTGGGCAGACAACTGGAAAAAATACTATGAATCAGCTCGCATCACGCATGATTTAACCATTGTCCCTAGTTGGACGGATTATGAAGCTTCTGCTGGGGAAAAGGTCATTAAACTAGATCCTGGAATGGCATTTGGGACAGGGACACATCCCACAACTAAAATGAGCCTTTTTGCCTTGGAACAAGTCCTTCGTGGTGGTGAAACGGTTATCGATGTAGGGACCGGTTCAGGTGTCCTCTCGATTGCGAGTTCCTTGCTAGGTGCCAAAACCATTTATGCTTATGATTTAGATGATGTGGCTGTTCGAGTGGCTCAAGAAAACATTGATTTAAACCAAGGAACAGACAACATTCATGTGGCTGCCGGATATCTTTTAAAAGGGGTTGGTCAAGAAGCAGATGTGATTGTAGCCAATATCTTGGCGGATATCTTAGTCTTATTGACTGATGATGCTTATCGTTTGGTCAAGGACCAAGGCTATCTCATTTTATCTGGTATCATTTCTGAGAAACTGGATATGGTTCTGGAAGCTGCTTTTAGCGCAGGCTTCTTCCTTGAGACGCATATGGTTCAAGGCGAGTGGAACGCCTTAGTGTTCAAAAAAACAGATGATATCTCAGGAGTGATTGGCGGCTAA
- a CDS encoding DUF3013 family protein gives MAKYGFLSVLEEEMDKHFQYDYAMDWDKKNHAVEVTFILEAQNKEAIETIDDSGEVTQDDIVFEDYVLFYNPAKSQFEAEDYLVTIPFDAKKGFSREFLAYFAQFLNDVAIEGHSDLMDFLADDSKVDFGLEWSAQAFEEGQQGLEEGVSFPYPRY, from the coding sequence ATGGCAAAATATGGCTTTTTATCAGTATTAGAAGAAGAAATGGACAAGCATTTTCAGTATGACTATGCCATGGATTGGGACAAGAAAAATCACGCGGTTGAAGTGACCTTTATTTTAGAAGCTCAAAATAAAGAGGCTATTGAAACCATTGACGACAGCGGCGAAGTGACTCAAGACGACATTGTCTTTGAGGACTATGTGCTCTTTTACAACCCTGCCAAGTCTCAATTTGAGGCAGAAGATTATTTGGTTACCATTCCTTTTGACGCCAAAAAGGGCTTCTCTCGTGAATTCTTAGCTTACTTTGCACAATTTCTCAACGATGTTGCTATTGAAGGGCACAGCGATTTAATGGATTTCTTAGCAGATGACAGTAAGGTTGATTTCGGCTTGGAATGGAGCGCGCAAGCTTTTGAAGAAGGTCAACAAGGATTAGAAGAGGGAGTAAGTTTTCCCTATCCAAGGTACTAA